One window of the Populus trichocarpa isolate Nisqually-1 chromosome 9, P.trichocarpa_v4.1, whole genome shotgun sequence genome contains the following:
- the LOC7494263 gene encoding translocase of chloroplast 120, chloroplastic isoform X2: MENGVERVVVEEKTNVGNEGFGDKVEEERVVVGSDESKDLEDEVFEEAIESHEQLQEEEEEEGMKVVSDGGVFESVGDLISAVVDESSNLGNETEKLEEALFIPAESGNPDELGGVVGEEKVEDLVGEDSVDKIDEGGTAKEARGSESSGGEVAEIVDNGVTEVLKAEGEGEVDSKQGIKLDEEILLKDDEREELKEDELSTEYQGTSGNSGMSQNLIKMDAEHLDEKSGELKGNGESAKEDGNNELIGGEEVSEITVNGETQALRSEAEVNSNREIESSKELNNDGDYAQEVGNNETSGDAGVSEIAGNIGTEALKGENEADPNREILLSKEILPEDGEREELKEDNAEVSEIAGNIGTEALKGEYEADPDREIELSKEILSEDGEREELKEGNAEVSEIAGNIGTEALKGECEADPNREIELSKEILSEDGEREELKEDKLGSEYQEANESINLSGDLQGDKSEGLDDNLEKPDIKHDVEKNVDFDSAIVGLDAGIGVHKSEHFRDISAVVDTENHDDSNGKLKDVSAVIASEQNGETHELKAASSVPQTVVEEVKLVPGVLASSSLEKSVTERNEEIQACASNVRAEDNKGSEVHHAANNTNGVSKSTTVTEEPKEKADKGQEDKQTTPANIERKIKHVPKIASSSAKSSSAAPAPSRPAGLGRAAPLLEPAPRAVQQPRANGAVSHTQSQQIEDPTNGESEEFDETREKLQMIRVKFLRLAHRLGQTPHNVVVAQVLYRLGLAEQLRGRSGGRVAGFSFDRASAMAEQLEAAGQEPLDFSCTIMVLGKTGVGKSATINSIFDEVKFGTDAFQLGTKKVQDVVGTVQGIKVRVIDTPGLLPSWSDQRQNEKILHSVKRFIKKTPPDIVLYLDRLDMQSRDFGDMPLLRTITDIFGPSIWFNAIVVLTHAASAPPDGPNGTASSYDMFVTQRSHAVQQAIRQAAGDMRLMNPVSLVENHSACRTNRAGQRVLPNGQVWKPHLLLLSFASKILAEANALLKLQDSTPAKPFATRSRAPPLPFLLSSLLQSRPQVKLPEEQYGGEDGLDDDLDDSSDSEDESEYDELPPFKSLTRAQISKLTKAQKKAYFDELEYREKLFMKKQLKEEKRRQKMMKKMAAAAKDLPSEYIENAEEEGGGAASVPVPMPDLALPASFDSDNPTHRYRYLDTSNQWLVRPVLETHGWDHDVGYEGINVERLFVVKDKIPLSFSGQVTKDKKDASVQMELASSVKHGEGKATSLGFDMQTVGKDLAYTLRSETRFSNFRKNKATAGLSVTLLGDVLSTGVKVEDKLIAGKRFQMVMSGGAMSGRGDVAYGGSLEIQLRDKDYPLGRSLSTLGLSVMDWHGDLAIGCNLQSQIPIGRSTNLIGRANLNNRGAGQISIRLNSSEQLQLALIGLIPLLKKLIEYPQQLQLGQ, translated from the exons atggaaaacggGGTTGAGAGAGTTGTTGTGGAAGAGAAAACCAATGTGGGAAATGAAGGTTTTGGGGACAAGGTAGAGGAGGAGAGAGTTGTGGTGGGGTCTGATGAATCAAAGGATTTGGAAGATGAGGTTTTTGAGGAGGCAATTGAATCACATGAGCAAttgcaggaggaggaggaggaggagggaatGAAAGTTGTATCAGACGGTGGTGTTTTTGAGAGTGTTGGCGATTTGATTTCAGCAGTTGTTGATGAGAGCTCAAATTTAGGAAACGAGACAGAGAAACTTGAAGAGGCTCTTTTTATTCCTGCTGAGAGTGGGAATCCTGATGAGTTGGGTGGGGTTGTTGGTGAAGAGAAGGTAGAGGATTTGGTGGGCGAAGATAGTGTTGATAAGATTGATGAGGGAGGGACTGCAAAGGAAGCTAGGGGCAGTGAATCGAGTGGAGGAGAGGTTGCTGAGATCGTTGATAATGGAGTAACAGAGGTTTTGAAGGCTGAGGGTGAAGGCGAGGTGGATTCTAAGCAGGGGATTAAATTGGATGAGGAGATTCTGCTCAAGGATGATGAGAGAGAAGAACTGAAGGAGGATGAGTTGAGCACTGAATATCAGGGGACTAGTGGCAATTCAGGCATGAGCCagaatttgataaaaatggATGCTGAGCATTTAGATGAGAAAAGTGGGGAATTGAAAGGTAACGGAGAGTCTGCTAAGGAAGATGGGAACAATGAATTGATTGGAGGTGAGGAGGTTTCTGAGATTACTGTTAATGGAGAAACTCAGGCTTTAAGGAGTGAGGCTGAGGTCAATTCTAATCGAGAAATTGAGTCAAGCAAGGAATTGAATAATGATGGAGATTATGCTCAGGAAGTGGGGAACAATGAGACGAGTGGAGATGCGGGGGTTTCTGAGATTGCTGGTAATATAGGAACAGAGGCTTTGAAGGGTGAGAATGAGGCTGATCCTAATCGAGAAATTTTGTTGAGCAAGGAGATTCTTCCTGAAGATGGTGAAAGAGAGGAACTGAAGGAGGATAACGCGGAGGTGTCTGAGATTGCTGGTAATATAGGAACAGAGGCTTTGAAGGGTGAGTATGAGGCTGATCCTGATCGAGAAATTGAACTGAGCAAGGAGATTCTTTCTGAAGATGGTGAAAGAGAGGAACTGAAGGAGGGTAATGCGGAG GTGTCTGAGATTGCTGGTAATATAGGAACAGAGGCTTTGAAGGGTGAATGTGAGGCTGATCCTAATCGAGAAATTGAGCTGAGCAAGGAGATTCTTTCTGAAGATGGTGAAAGAGAGGAACTGAAGGAGGATAAGTTGGGTTCTGAATATCAGGAGGCCAATGAGTCAATTAATTTATCAGGTGATCTTCAAGGTGATAAGAGTGAAGGACTGGATGATAATCTGGAAAAACCAGATATAAAACATGATGTTGAGAAGAATGTGGATTTTGACAGTGCAATAGTAGGCCTTGATGCTGGAATTGGGGTTCATAAGAGCGAACATTTCAGGGACATCTCAGCAGTTGTGGATACAGAAAACCATGATGATAGCAATGGGAAGTTGAAAGATGTTTCAGCTGTTATAGCTTCAGAGCAAAATGGGGAAACTCATGAACTGAAAGCTGCATCATCTGTCCCACAGACAGTCGTGGAGGAAGTAAAGCTGGTACCAGGAGTTTTAGCCTCATCTTCTTTAGAGAAGTCAGTGACTGAGAGAAATGAGGAGATCCAGGCTTGTGCATCTAATGTGCGAGCAGAGGATAACAAGGGTTCTGAAGTACATCATGCTGCCAACAATACTAATGGAGTCAGCAAAAGCACTACTGTGACTGAAGAGCCCAAGGAGAAAGCAGACAAGGGTCAGGAGGATAAGCAAACTACTCCAGCAAATATAGAGCGAAAAATTAAGCATGTACCCAAGATTGCATCTTCATCTGCAAAATCTTCAAGTGCAGCTCCCGCACCTTCTCGTCCAGCTGGCCTTGGGCGTGCTGCCCCACTATTGGAACCTGCACCCAGGGCAGTCCAGCAGCCTCGTGCTAATGGAGCTGTTTCTCATACACAATCCCAACAGATTGAAGATCCTACAAACGGGGAATCAGAAGAGTTTGATGAGACTCGTGAAAAACTTCAGATGATCAGGGTGAAATTTTTGCGACTTGCACACAGACTAGGGCAGACTCCTCATAATGTTGTTGTTGCACAGGTTTTATACAGACTGGGATTAGCTGAACAGCTGCGAGGTAGAAGTGGTGGCCGCGTTGCTGGTTTCAGTTTTGATCGTGCCAGTGCCATGGCAGAACAGCTTGAGGCTGCCGGGCAGGAACCCCTTGATTTCTCCTGTACAATTATGGTTCTTGGAAAGACAGGTGTTGGTAAAAGTGCCactatcaattcaatatttgatgaAGTGAAGTTTGGCACAGATGCTTTTCAATTGGGTACAAAAAAGGTTCAGGATGTTGTGGGCACTGTTCAGGGGATAAAGGTACGGGTCATTGACACACCAGGACTTCTTCCTTCATGGTCTGACCAGCGCCAGAATGAGAAGATCCTTCACTCTGTTAAGCGCTTTATAAAGAAAACTCCTCCAGACATTGTGTTGTATCTTGACAGGTTGGACATGCAGAGCAGGGATTTTGGTGATATGCCCCTCTTGCGTACCATCACTGACATATTTGGTCCATCTATATGGTTTAATGCAATTGTTGTCTTGACCCATGCGGCATCAGCTCCACCTGATGGCCCAAATGGTACTGCTTCAAGTTATGATATGTTTGTCACTCAGCGCTCGCATGCTGTCCAACAAGCAATTCGTCAGGCAGCTGGAGATATGCGACTCATGAATCCTGTTTCATTGGTTGAGAACCACTCAGCATGTAGAACTAATAGGGCAGGGCAGAGAGTGTTGCCAAATGGTCAGGTTTGGAAGCCCCATTTATTGCTGCTCTCTTTTGCATCTAAGATTCTTGCTGAGGCGAATGCACTTTTGAAGCTGCAAGATAGTACACCTGCAAAGCCTTTTGCAACTCGATCAAGAGCACCTCCTTTACCGTTCCTTCTTTCATCCCTTCTCCAGTCAAGACCTCAAGTTAAGCTGCCAGAGGAACAGTATGGCGGAGAGGATGGTTTAGATGATGATTTAGATGACTCATCAGATTCTGAGGATGAATCAGAATATGATGAATTGCCACCATTTAAAAGTTTGACAAGGGCTCAGATTTCGAAGCTTACTAAAGCTCAGAAGAAGGCATATTTTGATGAGTTAGAATACAGAGAGaaacttttcatgaaaaaacagTTGAAGGAGGAGAAAAGGCGacagaagatgatgaagaaaatggcTGCAGCTGCAAAGGACCTGCCTAGTGAGTACATTGAAAATGCAGAAGAAGAAGGTGGAGGAGCTGCATCTGTTCCTGTTCCCATGCCAGATTTAGCCTTACCTGCTTCGTTTGATTCTGATAATCCCACTCACCGGTACCGTTATCTTGATACCTCCAACCAGTGGCTTGTGAGGCCAGTTCTAGAAACTCATGGCTGGGATCATGATGTTGGTTATGAAGGTATAAATGTGGAGAGGTTGTTTGTGGTTAAAGACAAGATACCTCTATCTTTTTCTGGCCAGGTAACAAAGGACAAGAAGGATGCCAGTGTTCAAATGGAATTAGCAAGTTCTGTAAAGCATGGAGAGGGAAAAGCAACTTCACTGGGGTTTGATATGCAGACCGTGGGAAAAGACTTGGCCTATACTTTACGCAGTGAGACTAGGTTCAgtaattttaggaaaaataagGCTACAGCTGGTCTCTCGGTTACTCTATTGGGTGATGTCTTATCAACTGGAGTGAAAGTTGAGGATAAATTGATTGCTGGTAAGCGGTTCCAAATGGTCATGTCCGGTGGTGCAATGAGTGGTCGTGGTGATGTGGCTTATGGTGGCAGTTTGGAGATCCAACTGAGAGACAAAGATTATCCTCTTGGTCGTTCATTATCAACACTTGGGCTTTCTGTCATGGACTGGCATGGAGATCTTGCCATTGGCTGCAATTTACAATCCCAGATTCCTATAGGACGATCTACAAATTTGATTGGTCGTGCTAATTTGAATAACAGGGGAGCTGGACAAATCAGTATTCGCTTAAATAGCTCAGAACAGCTTCAACTTGCTTTGATTGGCCTCATTCCTCTTTTGAAGAAGCTAATCGAGTATCCTCAACAATTGCAACTTGGACAATGA
- the LOC7494263 gene encoding translocase of chloroplast 120, chloroplastic isoform X3, with translation MENGVERVVVEEKTNVGNEGFGDKVEEERVVVGSDESKDLEDEVFEEAIESHEQLQEEEEEEGMKVVSDGGVFESVGDLISAVVDESSNLGNETEKLEEALFIPAESGNPDELGGVVGEEKVEDLVGEDSVDKIDEGGTAKEARGSESSGGEVAEIVDNGVTEVLKAEGEGEVDSKQGIKLDEEILLKDDEREELKEDELSTEYQGTSGNSGMSQNLIKMDAEHLDEKSGELKGNGESAKEDGNNELIGGEEVSEITVNGETQALRSEAEVNSNREIESSKELNNDGDYAQEVGNNETSGDAGVSEIAGNIGTEALKGENEADPNREILLSKEILPEDGEREELKEDNAEVSEIAGNIGTEALKGECEADPNRESELSKEILSEDGEREELKEGNAEVSEIAGNIGTEALKGECEADPNREIELSKEILSEDGEREELKEDKLGSEYQEANESINLSGDLQGDKSEGLDDNLEKPDIKHDVEKNVDFDSAIVGLDAGIGVHKSEHFRDISAVVDTENHDDSNGKLKDVSAVIASEQNGETHELKAASSVPQTVVEEVKLVPGVLASSSLEKSVTERNEEIQACASNVRAEDNKGSEVHHAANNTNGVSKSTTVTEEPKEKADKGQEDKQTTPANIERKIKHVPKIASSSAKSSSAAPAPSRPAGLGRAAPLLEPAPRAVQQPRANGAVSHTQSQQIEDPTNGESEEFDETREKLQMIRVKFLRLAHRLGQTPHNVVVAQVLYRLGLAEQLRGRSGGRVAGFSFDRASAMAEQLEAAGQEPLDFSCTIMVLGKTGVGKSATINSIFDEVKFGTDAFQLGTKKVQDVVGTVQGIKVRVIDTPGLLPSWSDQRQNEKILHSVKRFIKKTPPDIVLYLDRLDMQSRDFGDMPLLRTITDIFGPSIWFNAIVVLTHAASAPPDGPNGTASSYDMFVTQRSHAVQQAIRQAAGDMRLMNPVSLVENHSACRTNRAGQRVLPNGQVWKPHLLLLSFASKILAEANALLKLQDSTPAKPFATRSRAPPLPFLLSSLLQSRPQVKLPEEQYGGEDGLDDDLDDSSDSEDESEYDELPPFKSLTRAQISKLTKAQKKAYFDELEYREKLFMKKQLKEEKRRQKMMKKMAAAAKDLPSEYIENAEEEGGGAASVPVPMPDLALPASFDSDNPTHRYRYLDTSNQWLVRPVLETHGWDHDVGYEGINVERLFVVKDKIPLSFSGQVTKDKKDASVQMELASSVKHGEGKATSLGFDMQTVGKDLAYTLRSETRFSNFRKNKATAGLSVTLLGDVLSTGVKVEDKLIAGKRFQMVMSGGAMSGRGDVAYGGSLEIQLRDKDYPLGRSLSTLGLSVMDWHGDLAIGCNLQSQIPIGRSTNLIGRANLNNRGAGQISIRLNSSEQLQLALIGLIPLLKKLIEYPQQLQLGQ, from the exons atggaaaacggGGTTGAGAGAGTTGTTGTGGAAGAGAAAACCAATGTGGGAAATGAAGGTTTTGGGGACAAGGTAGAGGAGGAGAGAGTTGTGGTGGGGTCTGATGAATCAAAGGATTTGGAAGATGAGGTTTTTGAGGAGGCAATTGAATCACATGAGCAAttgcaggaggaggaggaggaggagggaatGAAAGTTGTATCAGACGGTGGTGTTTTTGAGAGTGTTGGCGATTTGATTTCAGCAGTTGTTGATGAGAGCTCAAATTTAGGAAACGAGACAGAGAAACTTGAAGAGGCTCTTTTTATTCCTGCTGAGAGTGGGAATCCTGATGAGTTGGGTGGGGTTGTTGGTGAAGAGAAGGTAGAGGATTTGGTGGGCGAAGATAGTGTTGATAAGATTGATGAGGGAGGGACTGCAAAGGAAGCTAGGGGCAGTGAATCGAGTGGAGGAGAGGTTGCTGAGATCGTTGATAATGGAGTAACAGAGGTTTTGAAGGCTGAGGGTGAAGGCGAGGTGGATTCTAAGCAGGGGATTAAATTGGATGAGGAGATTCTGCTCAAGGATGATGAGAGAGAAGAACTGAAGGAGGATGAGTTGAGCACTGAATATCAGGGGACTAGTGGCAATTCAGGCATGAGCCagaatttgataaaaatggATGCTGAGCATTTAGATGAGAAAAGTGGGGAATTGAAAGGTAACGGAGAGTCTGCTAAGGAAGATGGGAACAATGAATTGATTGGAGGTGAGGAGGTTTCTGAGATTACTGTTAATGGAGAAACTCAGGCTTTAAGGAGTGAGGCTGAGGTCAATTCTAATCGAGAAATTGAGTCAAGCAAGGAATTGAATAATGATGGAGATTATGCTCAGGAAGTGGGGAACAATGAGACGAGTGGAGATGCGGGGGTTTCTGAGATTGCTGGTAATATAGGAACAGAGGCTTTGAAGGGTGAGAATGAGGCTGATCCTAATCGAGAAATTTTGTTGAGCAAGGAGATTCTTCCTGAAGATGGTGAAAGAGAGGAACTGAAGGAGGATAACGCGGAG GTGTCTGAGATTGCTGGTAATATAGGAACAGAGGCTTTGAAGGGTGAGTGTGAGGCTGATCCTAATCGAGAAAGTGAGCTGAGCAAGGAGATTCTTTCTGAAGATGGTGAAAGAGAGGAACTGAAGGAGGGTAATGCAGAGGTGTCTGAGATTGCTGGTAATATAGGAACAGAGGCTTTGAAGGGTGAATGTGAGGCTGATCCTAATCGAGAAATTGAGCTGAGCAAGGAGATTCTTTCTGAAGATGGTGAAAGAGAGGAACTGAAGGAGGATAAGTTGGGTTCTGAATATCAGGAGGCCAATGAGTCAATTAATTTATCAGGTGATCTTCAAGGTGATAAGAGTGAAGGACTGGATGATAATCTGGAAAAACCAGATATAAAACATGATGTTGAGAAGAATGTGGATTTTGACAGTGCAATAGTAGGCCTTGATGCTGGAATTGGGGTTCATAAGAGCGAACATTTCAGGGACATCTCAGCAGTTGTGGATACAGAAAACCATGATGATAGCAATGGGAAGTTGAAAGATGTTTCAGCTGTTATAGCTTCAGAGCAAAATGGGGAAACTCATGAACTGAAAGCTGCATCATCTGTCCCACAGACAGTCGTGGAGGAAGTAAAGCTGGTACCAGGAGTTTTAGCCTCATCTTCTTTAGAGAAGTCAGTGACTGAGAGAAATGAGGAGATCCAGGCTTGTGCATCTAATGTGCGAGCAGAGGATAACAAGGGTTCTGAAGTACATCATGCTGCCAACAATACTAATGGAGTCAGCAAAAGCACTACTGTGACTGAAGAGCCCAAGGAGAAAGCAGACAAGGGTCAGGAGGATAAGCAAACTACTCCAGCAAATATAGAGCGAAAAATTAAGCATGTACCCAAGATTGCATCTTCATCTGCAAAATCTTCAAGTGCAGCTCCCGCACCTTCTCGTCCAGCTGGCCTTGGGCGTGCTGCCCCACTATTGGAACCTGCACCCAGGGCAGTCCAGCAGCCTCGTGCTAATGGAGCTGTTTCTCATACACAATCCCAACAGATTGAAGATCCTACAAACGGGGAATCAGAAGAGTTTGATGAGACTCGTGAAAAACTTCAGATGATCAGGGTGAAATTTTTGCGACTTGCACACAGACTAGGGCAGACTCCTCATAATGTTGTTGTTGCACAGGTTTTATACAGACTGGGATTAGCTGAACAGCTGCGAGGTAGAAGTGGTGGCCGCGTTGCTGGTTTCAGTTTTGATCGTGCCAGTGCCATGGCAGAACAGCTTGAGGCTGCCGGGCAGGAACCCCTTGATTTCTCCTGTACAATTATGGTTCTTGGAAAGACAGGTGTTGGTAAAAGTGCCactatcaattcaatatttgatgaAGTGAAGTTTGGCACAGATGCTTTTCAATTGGGTACAAAAAAGGTTCAGGATGTTGTGGGCACTGTTCAGGGGATAAAGGTACGGGTCATTGACACACCAGGACTTCTTCCTTCATGGTCTGACCAGCGCCAGAATGAGAAGATCCTTCACTCTGTTAAGCGCTTTATAAAGAAAACTCCTCCAGACATTGTGTTGTATCTTGACAGGTTGGACATGCAGAGCAGGGATTTTGGTGATATGCCCCTCTTGCGTACCATCACTGACATATTTGGTCCATCTATATGGTTTAATGCAATTGTTGTCTTGACCCATGCGGCATCAGCTCCACCTGATGGCCCAAATGGTACTGCTTCAAGTTATGATATGTTTGTCACTCAGCGCTCGCATGCTGTCCAACAAGCAATTCGTCAGGCAGCTGGAGATATGCGACTCATGAATCCTGTTTCATTGGTTGAGAACCACTCAGCATGTAGAACTAATAGGGCAGGGCAGAGAGTGTTGCCAAATGGTCAGGTTTGGAAGCCCCATTTATTGCTGCTCTCTTTTGCATCTAAGATTCTTGCTGAGGCGAATGCACTTTTGAAGCTGCAAGATAGTACACCTGCAAAGCCTTTTGCAACTCGATCAAGAGCACCTCCTTTACCGTTCCTTCTTTCATCCCTTCTCCAGTCAAGACCTCAAGTTAAGCTGCCAGAGGAACAGTATGGCGGAGAGGATGGTTTAGATGATGATTTAGATGACTCATCAGATTCTGAGGATGAATCAGAATATGATGAATTGCCACCATTTAAAAGTTTGACAAGGGCTCAGATTTCGAAGCTTACTAAAGCTCAGAAGAAGGCATATTTTGATGAGTTAGAATACAGAGAGaaacttttcatgaaaaaacagTTGAAGGAGGAGAAAAGGCGacagaagatgatgaagaaaatggcTGCAGCTGCAAAGGACCTGCCTAGTGAGTACATTGAAAATGCAGAAGAAGAAGGTGGAGGAGCTGCATCTGTTCCTGTTCCCATGCCAGATTTAGCCTTACCTGCTTCGTTTGATTCTGATAATCCCACTCACCGGTACCGTTATCTTGATACCTCCAACCAGTGGCTTGTGAGGCCAGTTCTAGAAACTCATGGCTGGGATCATGATGTTGGTTATGAAGGTATAAATGTGGAGAGGTTGTTTGTGGTTAAAGACAAGATACCTCTATCTTTTTCTGGCCAGGTAACAAAGGACAAGAAGGATGCCAGTGTTCAAATGGAATTAGCAAGTTCTGTAAAGCATGGAGAGGGAAAAGCAACTTCACTGGGGTTTGATATGCAGACCGTGGGAAAAGACTTGGCCTATACTTTACGCAGTGAGACTAGGTTCAgtaattttaggaaaaataagGCTACAGCTGGTCTCTCGGTTACTCTATTGGGTGATGTCTTATCAACTGGAGTGAAAGTTGAGGATAAATTGATTGCTGGTAAGCGGTTCCAAATGGTCATGTCCGGTGGTGCAATGAGTGGTCGTGGTGATGTGGCTTATGGTGGCAGTTTGGAGATCCAACTGAGAGACAAAGATTATCCTCTTGGTCGTTCATTATCAACACTTGGGCTTTCTGTCATGGACTGGCATGGAGATCTTGCCATTGGCTGCAATTTACAATCCCAGATTCCTATAGGACGATCTACAAATTTGATTGGTCGTGCTAATTTGAATAACAGGGGAGCTGGACAAATCAGTATTCGCTTAAATAGCTCAGAACAGCTTCAACTTGCTTTGATTGGCCTCATTCCTCTTTTGAAGAAGCTAATCGAGTATCCTCAACAATTGCAACTTGGACAATGA